One genomic segment of Thalassospiraceae bacterium LMO-SO8 includes these proteins:
- a CDS encoding formate dehydrogenase subunit alpha, producing MLTKKSDGVAIGPRLKQALAGVVGGSMDRRTFLKRSGITAGGAALLSAAPLGLAKPAKAATAAAKGMQQIKSVCTHCSVGCTVIAEVDNGVWVGQEPGFDSPLNLGSHCAKGASVREHAHGDRRLKYPMKLEGGKWKRLSWDAAINEIGDKMLDIRKSSGPDSVYWLGSAKFNNEQSYLFRKFYAFWGSNNGDHQARICHSTTVAGVANTWGYGAMTNSYNDMHNSKAMFFIGSNAAEAHPVAMQHILKAKEQNNAELIVCDPRFSRTAAHADEYVRFRPGTDVALIWGILYHVFENNWEDKTFIKQRVYGMDEIRAEVKKWDPAETERVTGVPGAQLKRVARTLANNRPGTIVWCMGSTQHTNGNSNTRAYCVLQLALGNMGRAGGGANIFRGHDNVQGATDFCILSHSLPGYYGLATGSWKHWARVWKVDYDYLLGRFASKKLMESKGIPVSRWIDGVLEDKKNMDQPDNLRAMVLWGHAVNSQTRLPEMKKAMEKLDLMVVIDPVPTFASVIPDRKDGVYVLPASTQFETYGSVTASNRSLQWREKVVDPVFESLPDHVIMYKFAKKLGFEKEMFKNIKVTNDEPSIEDTTREYNTGMWTIGYTGQSPERLRAHMQNQATFDKTSLKAVGGAVAGDYYGLPWPCWGTPELKHPGTPILYDTSKPVAEGGLNFRARFGVERNGVSLLAEGSYSVGSEIKDGYPEFSMAVLKKLGWDKDLTEAELKVIEGVAGDKTNWKTDLSGGIQRVAIKHGCAPFGNAKARAIVWTFPDPVPLHREPLYTPRRDLLPKYETYKDTKNYRLPTAYESIQKQDFSKKFPTILTSGRLVEYEGGGEESRANKWLAELQQDMFCEVNPVDANNAGIKDGQQMWVYSPEGGKVKVKALVTERVAPGVAFMPFHFGGHWQGESLRHKYPEGADPYVLGEASNMCGTYGYDIVTHMQETKVTLCRIETA from the coding sequence ATGCTCACCAAAAAGAGCGACGGGGTGGCGATAGGCCCCCGTTTGAAGCAGGCACTGGCCGGCGTGGTCGGCGGGTCCATGGACCGCCGTACGTTCCTGAAGCGTTCAGGGATCACCGCCGGGGGCGCCGCGCTTCTTTCCGCTGCACCGCTGGGCTTGGCCAAACCGGCCAAGGCGGCGACCGCGGCGGCGAAAGGCATGCAGCAAATCAAATCCGTTTGTACGCACTGTTCCGTCGGCTGCACCGTCATTGCGGAAGTCGACAACGGCGTGTGGGTCGGCCAGGAACCGGGATTCGACAGCCCGCTGAACCTGGGCTCGCATTGCGCCAAGGGTGCGTCGGTCCGTGAACACGCCCACGGTGACCGCCGGTTGAAGTATCCGATGAAGCTCGAAGGCGGCAAGTGGAAGCGGCTTTCCTGGGACGCGGCGATCAACGAAATCGGCGACAAGATGCTCGACATCCGCAAGTCGTCGGGCCCTGATTCCGTGTACTGGCTCGGTTCCGCCAAATTCAACAACGAACAGTCCTACCTGTTCCGGAAGTTCTACGCTTTCTGGGGTTCCAACAACGGCGACCATCAGGCGCGCATCTGTCACTCGACCACGGTCGCGGGCGTTGCCAACACCTGGGGCTACGGCGCCATGACGAACTCCTACAACGATATGCACAACTCGAAGGCCATGTTCTTCATCGGCTCCAACGCCGCCGAAGCGCACCCGGTCGCGATGCAGCATATCCTGAAGGCGAAAGAGCAGAACAACGCCGAACTCATCGTCTGCGACCCGCGCTTCTCGCGCACGGCAGCACACGCCGATGAATACGTGCGGTTCCGCCCGGGCACGGACGTCGCCCTGATCTGGGGCATTCTGTACCACGTCTTCGAAAACAACTGGGAAGACAAGACGTTCATCAAGCAGCGCGTCTACGGCATGGACGAAATCCGCGCCGAAGTGAAGAAATGGGATCCGGCCGAGACCGAACGGGTCACGGGCGTTCCCGGCGCGCAGTTGAAGCGCGTTGCCCGCACGCTGGCTAACAACCGTCCCGGCACCATCGTGTGGTGCATGGGGTCGACTCAGCACACCAACGGCAACAGCAATACGCGCGCCTACTGCGTGTTGCAGCTGGCCCTTGGCAACATGGGTCGTGCCGGTGGTGGCGCCAACATCTTCCGCGGTCACGACAACGTTCAGGGGGCGACCGACTTCTGCATCCTGTCGCACTCGCTGCCCGGCTATTACGGTCTGGCGACGGGGTCGTGGAAGCATTGGGCCCGTGTCTGGAAGGTCGATTACGACTATCTCCTCGGCCGCTTCGCCTCGAAGAAGCTGATGGAATCCAAGGGCATTCCGGTGTCGCGCTGGATCGACGGCGTTCTCGAAGACAAGAAGAACATGGATCAGCCGGACAACCTCCGGGCCATGGTTCTCTGGGGTCACGCCGTGAACTCCCAGACGCGTCTTCCGGAAATGAAGAAGGCGATGGAAAAGCTGGATCTGATGGTCGTTATCGATCCGGTCCCGACCTTCGCGTCCGTCATCCCGGACCGCAAGGACGGCGTTTATGTCCTGCCGGCGTCGACGCAGTTCGAAACCTATGGTTCCGTGACCGCGTCCAACCGGTCCCTGCAGTGGCGTGAAAAGGTGGTCGATCCGGTTTTCGAATCGCTGCCCGACCACGTCATCATGTACAAGTTCGCCAAGAAGCTCGGCTTCGAGAAGGAGATGTTCAAGAACATCAAGGTCACGAATGACGAGCCCTCGATCGAGGACACCACCCGCGAATACAACACGGGGATGTGGACCATCGGCTACACCGGCCAGTCGCCGGAGCGCCTGCGGGCCCACATGCAGAACCAGGCGACCTTCGACAAGACCTCGCTGAAGGCCGTTGGCGGCGCTGTCGCCGGCGACTATTACGGTCTGCCGTGGCCCTGCTGGGGCACGCCGGAGCTGAAGCATCCGGGCACGCCGATCTTGTACGACACCTCCAAGCCGGTCGCCGAAGGCGGCCTGAACTTCCGCGCTCGTTTCGGTGTGGAACGCAACGGTGTCAGCCTCCTTGCCGAAGGCTCCTACTCCGTCGGTTCGGAAATCAAGGACGGTTATCCCGAGTTCTCGATGGCGGTTCTCAAGAAGCTGGGTTGGGACAAGGACCTGACCGAAGCGGAACTGAAGGTCATCGAAGGGGTTGCCGGCGACAAGACCAACTGGAAGACCGACCTTTCGGGCGGTATCCAGCGCGTCGCCATCAAGCACGGTTGTGCGCCCTTCGGGAACGCCAAGGCCCGTGCGATCGTCTGGACCTTCCCGGATCCGGTGCCGTTGCACCGCGAACCGCTCTATACGCCCCGGCGGGATCTTCTGCCCAAGTACGAAACGTACAAGGATACGAAGAACTACCGTCTGCCGACGGCGTACGAGTCCATCCAGAAGCAGGACTTCTCCAAGAAGTTCCCGACCATCCTTACCTCCGGCCGCCTTGTTGAATACGAAGGCGGTGGTGAAGAAAGCCGCGCGAACAAGTGGCTTGCGGAACTGCAGCAGGACATGTTCTGCGAGGTCAATCCGGTCGATGCCAACAATGCCGGCATCAAGGACGGTCAGCAGATGTGGGTGTACTCGCCGGAAGGCGGCAAGGTGAAGGTCAAGGCCCTGGTCACGGAACGCGTGGCACCGGGTGTGGCCTTCATGCCGTTCCACTTCGGTGGTCACTGGCAGGGCGAAAGCCTTCGCCACAAGTATCCGGAAGGGGCCGATCCTTATGTGTTGGGCGAAGCGTCCAACATGTGCGGTACCTACGGTTACGACATCGTGACCCACATGCAAGAGACCAAGGTCACCTTGTGCCGCATCGAAACGGCCTAG
- a CDS encoding DUF1330 domain-containing protein, which translates to MAAYVIAQIDITDPETFKEYQALVPATIAAYGGEYIVRGGEQVALEGSEPSSRTVVLRFPDMAAAKAWHASPEYEKPLAIRMASATGTLLLVDGMD; encoded by the coding sequence ATGGCCGCCTACGTGATTGCCCAGATCGACATCACCGACCCGGAAACCTTCAAGGAATATCAGGCCCTGGTGCCGGCGACGATCGCCGCTTACGGCGGCGAATACATCGTGCGTGGCGGCGAACAGGTCGCGCTGGAGGGCTCGGAACCTTCTTCGCGCACGGTCGTCCTGCGCTTTCCCGACATGGCGGCGGCCAAGGCCTGGCACGCCTCGCCGGAATACGAAAAGCCGCTGGCGATCCGCATGGCCTCGGCCACGGGCACGTTGCTGCTGGTCGACGGGATGGATTGA
- the fdh3B gene encoding formate dehydrogenase FDH3 subunit beta yields the protein MARMKFLCDAERCIECNACVTACKNEHEVPWGINRRRVVTIRDGQPGERSISVACMHCSDAPCIAVCPVDCIYQTEEGVVLHSKDLCIGCGYCFFACPFGAPQYPQAGNFGSRGKMDKCTFCNGGPEEDNSAAEFQKYGRNRLAEGKLPLCAEMCSTKALLGGDGDMVSNIYRERVVARGFGSGAWGWGTAYQLKAGS from the coding sequence ATGGCAAGAATGAAGTTCCTTTGTGATGCCGAGCGCTGCATTGAATGCAACGCGTGCGTTACCGCGTGTAAGAACGAGCACGAGGTACCGTGGGGCATCAACCGCCGCCGCGTCGTCACTATCCGTGACGGCCAGCCCGGCGAACGGTCCATTTCGGTGGCCTGCATGCACTGCTCCGACGCGCCGTGCATCGCGGTCTGCCCCGTGGACTGCATCTACCAGACGGAAGAAGGCGTGGTCCTGCACTCCAAGGACCTCTGCATCGGTTGCGGTTACTGCTTCTTCGCGTGCCCCTTCGGGGCGCCGCAGTACCCGCAGGCGGGCAACTTCGGAAGCCGCGGCAAGATGGACAAGTGCACCTTCTGCAACGGTGGCCCGGAAGAAGACAACTCCGCCGCCGAATTCCAGAAGTACGGCCGTAACCGCCTTGCGGAAGGCAAGTTGCCGCTGTGCGCCGAAATGTGCTCGACCAAGGCTCTCTTGGGCGGCGACGGCGACATGGTGTCCAACATCTACCGCGAGCGTGTCGTGGCCCGTGGCTTCGGGTCCGGCGCCTGGGGCTGGGGCACCGCCTATCAGTTGAAGGCGGGCTCGTAG
- the mobA gene encoding molybdenum cofactor guanylyltransferase MobA, protein MSAASDTVTDVVGVLLAGGLARRMGGGDKPLRTLGGKPILDHVVARARPQVADLLLNVNGDPARFAAYGLPTATDVIDGHAGPLAGVLTGMEWARKAHPGAKWLASFATDAPFFPATLVQDLHRAVETQGAEIACAQSADRTHPVFALWPVALADDLRAAMTQEDMRKIDAWTARYPIVHVDFPTDPFDPFFNINKPENLAEAETLFAEAVQ, encoded by the coding sequence ATGAGCGCCGCCTCCGATACCGTTACCGACGTTGTCGGTGTGCTGCTGGCCGGCGGCCTGGCGCGGCGCATGGGCGGCGGCGACAAGCCGTTGCGCACGCTCGGCGGCAAGCCGATCCTGGATCACGTGGTGGCGCGCGCGCGGCCGCAGGTCGCGGACCTGTTGCTCAACGTCAACGGCGATCCGGCGCGCTTCGCGGCTTATGGCCTGCCGACGGCGACGGATGTGATCGACGGCCATGCCGGGCCGCTGGCGGGTGTCCTGACGGGCATGGAATGGGCACGAAAGGCTCATCCCGGGGCCAAATGGCTGGCGTCCTTCGCCACCGACGCGCCGTTCTTTCCCGCAACCCTGGTCCAGGACCTGCACCGGGCGGTCGAGACGCAGGGGGCGGAAATCGCCTGCGCCCAATCGGCTGACCGTACCCATCCCGTGTTTGCCCTGTGGCCCGTGGCGCTGGCCGATGATCTGCGTGCCGCGATGACGCAAGAAGACATGCGCAAGATCGACGCCTGGACCGCGCGGTACCCCATCGTCCATGTCGACTTTCCGACGGACCCGTTTGATCCTTTCTTCAACATCAACAAGCCGGAGAATCTGGCCGAGGCCGAGACCCTGTTCGCGGAGGCCGTACAATGA
- a CDS encoding twin-arginine translocation signal domain-containing protein, with protein sequence MSEQKQKLGRREFLKKAAVTGGAAGVAAVALSQGSAEAAVVSDGPKSSGYRETEHVKTYYDLARF encoded by the coding sequence ATGAGCGAACAAAAGCAAAAGCTCGGCCGCCGTGAATTCCTGAAGAAAGCAGCCGTCACCGGCGGCGCCGCGGGTGTTGCCGCGGTTGCGCTTTCCCAGGGGTCTGCGGAAGCAGCCGTGGTTTCCGATGGCCCGAAGTCGTCGGGGTATCGTGAAACCGAACACGTCAAAACGTACTACGACCTCGCGAGGTTCTAG
- the fdhD gene encoding formate dehydrogenase accessory sulfurtransferase FdhD, with protein sequence MGELVVKPNPDDPRLTERVPGIDQDGSPVIASVTVERPLTLFLNGREIVTMMTICDYPEYLAVGYLVNQNMLRPDDVVTAVEFDEDLEVVVVRTERETNFEEKLKKKTLTSGCAQGTVFGDVMEKFEKVKLAEGAVIKTSWLFALMKKINTAPSLYLEAGAIHGCVLCKDDRPLLYMEDVGRHNAVDKIAGFMFLHGWSGRDKIFYTTGRLTSEMVIKTVQMEIPILVSRSGFTAWGVDLANQVGLTLIGRAKGRRFIALAGQDRIEFDAEHGEAADEPLELRRKGSR encoded by the coding sequence GTGGGCGAACTTGTCGTCAAGCCAAACCCGGACGATCCGCGCCTGACGGAAAGGGTGCCCGGTATCGACCAGGACGGATCGCCGGTGATCGCCTCGGTCACCGTGGAACGCCCCCTGACCCTGTTTCTCAACGGCCGCGAGATCGTCACCATGATGACGATCTGCGACTATCCGGAATATCTCGCCGTCGGCTATCTGGTGAACCAGAACATGCTGCGTCCCGACGACGTGGTCACGGCGGTGGAATTCGACGAGGACCTGGAGGTCGTCGTCGTGCGCACGGAGCGCGAGACGAATTTCGAGGAAAAGCTGAAGAAGAAGACCCTGACGTCCGGCTGCGCCCAGGGCACCGTGTTCGGCGACGTCATGGAGAAGTTCGAGAAGGTCAAGCTGGCCGAGGGCGCGGTCATCAAGACGTCCTGGCTGTTCGCGCTGATGAAGAAGATCAATACGGCGCCGTCCCTGTACCTGGAGGCCGGGGCCATCCACGGCTGCGTGCTGTGCAAGGACGATCGCCCGCTGCTGTACATGGAGGATGTCGGCCGCCACAACGCCGTCGACAAGATCGCGGGCTTCATGTTTCTGCACGGCTGGTCGGGGCGCGACAAGATCTTCTACACCACCGGGCGGCTGACCTCGGAAATGGTCATCAAGACCGTGCAGATGGAAATTCCCATCCTGGTATCGCGCTCGGGCTTCACGGCCTGGGGCGTCGATCTGGCCAACCAGGTCGGCCTGACCCTGATCGGCCGGGCCAAGGGGCGGCGCTTCATCGCCCTGGCCGGCCAGGACCGCATCGAGTTCGATGCCGAACACGGCGAGGCGGCGGACGAGCCCCTGGAACTGCGCCGCAAGGGCAGCCGATGA
- a CDS encoding DUF3305 domain-containing protein, with amino-acid sequence MSRRQTVMLGVIIERRKIDNPWQDYSYHPVAVVPGMPALDAGEGWRLIREGEGWTHFHAATLELELFAGETGGYKANLSNFQPHVYVVLTPGEEAEDEEVVPKLVTACPYEAESYTEDSEMIVEGVPMPEELAAWIGTFVDTFHVEEQFVKRKRNKAYDPRKGDMRPRPLVETDE; translated from the coding sequence ATGAGCCGCCGCCAAACGGTCATGCTCGGCGTCATCATCGAACGCCGGAAGATCGACAACCCCTGGCAGGATTATTCCTATCATCCGGTCGCTGTGGTTCCCGGCATGCCGGCCTTGGATGCGGGCGAAGGCTGGCGCCTGATCCGCGAGGGCGAGGGCTGGACCCACTTCCATGCCGCGACCCTGGAATTGGAACTGTTTGCTGGTGAAACAGGAGGATACAAGGCCAATCTCAGCAACTTTCAACCTCACGTCTACGTCGTGCTGACCCCAGGCGAAGAGGCCGAGGACGAAGAGGTCGTGCCGAAACTGGTCACCGCCTGTCCCTACGAAGCGGAAAGCTATACGGAAGATTCGGAAATGATCGTCGAAGGCGTGCCCATGCCCGAGGAACTGGCGGCCTGGATCGGCACCTTCGTCGACACCTTTCATGTCGAAGAACAATTCGTCAAACGCAAACGCAACAAGGCCTATGATCCACGCAAGGGCGATATGCGCCCGCGGCCTCTAGTGGAGACGGATGAATGA
- a CDS encoding molecular chaperone TorD family protein, producing MEANATMGSDAKGERPLSDTETKTGQTAVPEEDMQRAGVYALLSRLLAKPMDDDTIAFVRELSGDESPLGQAINSLSALAKRTTQVVAEEEFTVLFYGFGAGGELAPYGSQYLTGFIYEKPLADLRRDLGELGIARADGVSDPEDHIAFVCEVMHGLITGAFGQPASLERQRTFFEKHLAPWAGHFFADMEKAKSAAVYMPLGTIGKLFMEIERDAFGFGQ from the coding sequence GTGGAGGCCAACGCCACCATGGGAAGCGATGCCAAGGGAGAACGGCCGCTTTCCGACACCGAAACAAAGACCGGTCAGACCGCCGTGCCCGAAGAGGACATGCAGCGGGCCGGTGTTTATGCGCTGTTGTCGCGGCTGCTCGCCAAGCCGATGGATGACGACACCATTGCCTTTGTCCGCGAGCTGAGCGGCGACGAAAGCCCCCTTGGCCAAGCGATCAATTCCCTGTCTGCCCTGGCCAAGCGCACGACCCAGGTGGTCGCCGAGGAAGAGTTTACGGTGTTGTTTTATGGATTTGGCGCCGGCGGTGAGCTAGCGCCCTACGGGTCGCAATACCTGACAGGATTTATCTACGAGAAGCCGCTGGCCGACCTGCGCCGCGATCTTGGAGAGCTGGGTATCGCACGCGCCGACGGCGTCAGCGACCCGGAAGATCACATCGCCTTCGTCTGCGAGGTCATGCACGGCCTGATCACCGGGGCTTTCGGGCAGCCGGCGAGCCTGGAGCGTCAGCGCACATTTTTTGAAAAGCATCTGGCGCCTTGGGCCGGCCATTTCTTCGCCGATATGGAAAAGGCCAAGTCGGCGGCGGTGTACATGCCGTTGGGGACCATCGGCAAGTTGTTCATGGAGATCGAACGCGACGCCTTCGGCTTCGGCCAGTAG
- a CDS encoding DUF3306 domain-containing protein, with the protein MSADDENPLSRWSRLKRTRAKGESVDEPPIEVARRGAAGPVAGTPQAAVAESPLATADEGAAADEDVRELTAEEAAYVETLPPLDELTPDSDFTGFMDKRVPDFLRRQALRKLWLSDPAFSLIDGMHEYGEDYSMMAQLAAGASAYRPNEGGYAWRDTPKEEEIPEETAAPEDAPADSSADAAEAAENEGFQADEADESVSDKARRVQDRGGSSVRLPTYTPNPYYQSPGQRNPAPEILPEPGKRLEAAVEGYDDDLGEAEDDLG; encoded by the coding sequence ATGAGTGCGGATGACGAAAACCCCCTGAGCCGCTGGTCCCGCCTGAAGCGCACGCGTGCCAAGGGCGAGTCCGTTGATGAGCCTCCTATAGAGGTCGCCCGCCGTGGTGCCGCCGGGCCGGTCGCGGGAACGCCGCAGGCCGCGGTTGCGGAATCTCCGTTGGCGACGGCGGACGAGGGTGCTGCTGCCGATGAAGATGTCCGCGAGTTGACCGCCGAGGAAGCGGCCTATGTGGAGACTCTGCCGCCGCTTGATGAATTGACCCCGGACAGCGATTTCACCGGTTTCATGGATAAACGGGTGCCTGATTTCCTGCGCCGCCAAGCCCTGCGCAAGTTGTGGCTCAGCGATCCCGCCTTCAGTCTGATCGACGGCATGCATGAATACGGGGAAGACTATTCCATGATGGCGCAATTGGCCGCCGGGGCTTCTGCCTATCGCCCGAACGAAGGCGGCTACGCCTGGCGTGACACGCCGAAGGAAGAAGAGATTCCGGAAGAAACAGCCGCACCCGAAGATGCCCCGGCAGACAGCAGTGCCGACGCGGCGGAAGCGGCGGAAAATGAGGGTTTTCAGGCTGACGAAGCGGATGAATCCGTCTCTGACAAGGCCCGCCGCGTGCAGGACCGGGGCGGATCGAGCGTCCGCCTGCCGACCTATACACCGAATCCCTATTATCAGTCCCCCGGACAGCGCAACCCTGCGCCCGAAATCCTGCCAGAGCCGGGCAAGCGGCTGGAGGCGGCCGTTGAAGGCTACGACGACGATCTGGGTGAGGCCGAGGACGATCTCGGCTGA
- a CDS encoding cupin domain-containing protein — MKLHADLARPAIVDSTALAWVPSPSPGVERRLLERDGDEVARATSIVRYAPGSEFPTHRHGGGEEFMVLEGVFSDEHGDFPAGTYVRNPVGSSHAPKTVSGCTIFVKLRQMDPDDQEQVTIDTKAGDWVAGDVPGLFRMPLYEYGAERVWLTKMGAGCVAAPHSHPGGEEVLVLEGSVEDENGIHDKGTWFRLPPGSFHSPRTDNGCLLWVKQGHLG; from the coding sequence ATGAAACTTCACGCCGATCTGGCCCGGCCGGCCATCGTCGATTCAACCGCGCTTGCCTGGGTCCCGTCGCCGTCGCCCGGGGTCGAACGCCGCCTGCTGGAGCGGGACGGCGACGAGGTCGCCCGCGCGACCTCGATCGTCCGCTATGCCCCCGGGTCTGAATTTCCCACCCACCGCCACGGCGGCGGCGAGGAATTCATGGTTCTGGAGGGCGTGTTTTCCGACGAACACGGCGACTTTCCTGCCGGCACCTACGTGCGCAACCCGGTCGGCAGCAGCCATGCACCCAAAACCGTCTCCGGCTGCACCATCTTCGTCAAACTGCGCCAGATGGATCCCGACGACCAGGAACAGGTGACCATCGACACCAAGGCAGGGGACTGGGTCGCCGGTGACGTGCCGGGCCTGTTCCGCATGCCGTTGTACGAATACGGGGCGGAGCGCGTGTGGCTGACCAAGATGGGGGCGGGCTGCGTCGCGGCCCCCCACAGCCATCCCGGCGGCGAGGAGGTCCTGGTTCTCGAGGGCAGCGTCGAGGACGAAAACGGCATCCACGACAAGGGCACCTGGTTCCGCCTGCCGCCCGGCAGCTTCCATTCGCCCCGCACGGATAACGGCTGTTTGCTCTGGGTCAAGCAGGGGCATCTGGGATAG
- a CDS encoding histidine phosphatase family protein — MPFPDIILIRHGQTEWNREGRIQGHGNSVLTELGRAQAAAYGRLLADRFHPLAPFALYRSPAGRCAETTALACAAAGLDPAAFAIDDRLKEKGYGRWEGMTRPEIAQAGDKADLGAMDADAWGHRPPGGGETLAEVMDRARSWLLDLAPEQPAIVVCHGGTGRTLIRSYLGLDGDATLAIPMRQDVVFHLTARGLDVLETGADMS; from the coding sequence ATGCCTTTCCCCGACATCATTCTGATTCGCCACGGCCAGACCGAATGGAACCGCGAGGGCCGCATCCAGGGCCATGGTAATTCGGTCCTCACCGAATTGGGCCGGGCCCAGGCGGCGGCTTACGGGCGGCTGCTCGCCGACCGTTTCCACCCCCTCGCCCCCTTCGCCCTCTATCGCAGCCCGGCCGGGCGCTGCGCCGAGACCACGGCGCTGGCCTGCGCCGCCGCGGGCCTCGACCCGGCCGCCTTCGCCATCGACGATCGGCTGAAGGAAAAAGGCTACGGCCGATGGGAAGGCATGACCCGGCCCGAAATCGCCCAGGCCGGCGACAAGGCGGATCTCGGCGCCATGGACGCCGACGCCTGGGGCCACCGCCCGCCCGGCGGCGGCGAGACGCTGGCCGAAGTCATGGACCGGGCGCGGAGCTGGCTTTTGGACCTTGCCCCGGAACAGCCCGCGATCGTGGTCTGCCACGGCGGCACGGGGCGCACCCTGATCCGCAGCTATCTGGGCCTGGACGGGGACGCGACCCTGGCCATCCCCATGCGCCAGGACGTGGTGTTTCACCTGACGGCGCGCGGTCTCGACGTGCTGGAAACCGGCGCCGACATGAGTTAA
- a CDS encoding formate dehydrogenase subunit gamma: protein MTWSNIRKFAGALALALMVAYGGAAVLTGSPALDMAQAQAQTGGQVPGGASGALSQSEMWRAVRGGITGTVSIPDKQAGQLVQSDGDVWRAAKNGPLSQFGGIFLLVSVIAIAAFFLIRGKIRIDHGRDPQGRTIERFNALERATHWLTASSFIVLGLTGLNVSYGRYVLKPILGADAFGALTYYGKLAHNYIAFAFILGIVMMFFLWVRHNIPTLRDLKWLAIGGGLFSKGVHPEAPRFNAGQKIVFWLVILGGASLTLSGLALMFPGDVQPWAGTFAILNKLGASLPTTLSVLQETQLSVLWHSLVGLVMIGAIIGHIYIGSLGMEGAIDAVASGQVDLNWAKEHHSLWVEEEMTKGNVGNTQPAE, encoded by the coding sequence ATGACCTGGTCGAACATTCGTAAATTTGCGGGAGCCCTGGCTCTCGCCTTGATGGTGGCCTATGGCGGTGCGGCGGTCCTGACCGGCTCGCCGGCACTCGACATGGCCCAGGCACAGGCGCAGACCGGCGGGCAAGTTCCCGGTGGCGCAAGCGGCGCCCTGTCCCAATCGGAAATGTGGCGCGCCGTGCGCGGGGGGATCACCGGCACGGTGTCCATTCCCGATAAGCAGGCGGGGCAACTGGTGCAGTCGGACGGCGACGTCTGGCGCGCCGCCAAGAACGGCCCGCTCAGCCAGTTCGGCGGCATTTTCCTGCTGGTGTCCGTCATCGCCATCGCCGCCTTCTTCCTGATCCGCGGCAAAATTCGGATCGACCATGGCCGCGACCCGCAGGGTCGGACCATCGAGCGCTTCAACGCGCTGGAGCGCGCGACGCACTGGTTGACGGCGTCCAGCTTCATCGTACTGGGCCTGACGGGCCTGAACGTGTCCTACGGCCGGTACGTGCTGAAACCCATTCTGGGGGCGGATGCCTTCGGGGCGCTGACCTATTACGGCAAACTGGCGCACAACTACATCGCCTTCGCCTTCATTCTGGGGATCGTGATGATGTTCTTCCTGTGGGTTCGGCATAACATTCCGACGCTGCGCGACCTGAAATGGCTGGCCATCGGCGGCGGCCTGTTTTCCAAGGGCGTGCACCCGGAAGCGCCGCGCTTCAACGCCGGTCAGAAGATCGTGTTCTGGCTGGTCATTCTGGGTGGCGCGTCGCTGACCTTGTCGGGTCTGGCGTTGATGTTCCCGGGCGATGTCCAGCCCTGGGCCGGCACGTTCGCCATCTTGAACAAGCTGGGCGCCAGTCTGCCGACGACCCTGTCGGTTCTCCAGGAAACGCAGCTTTCCGTGTTGTGGCATTCCCTGGTGGGATTGGTCATGATCGGTGCCATCATCGGCCATATCTACATCGGCTCGCTGGGCATGGAAGGCGCCATCGACGCCGTCGCCTCCGGTCAGGTCGACCTCAACTGGGCCAAGGAGCACCATTCGCTCTGGGTCGAAGAGGAAATGACCAAGGGCAACGTGGGCAACACGCAGCCGGCGGAGTGA